Proteins from a single region of Mucilaginibacter daejeonensis:
- the pta gene encoding phosphate acetyltransferase produces the protein MIKTVFITSTEPYSGKSIVSLGLINMLLGKAQKIGYFKPIISTPGGKQDDHIRTVLQYFDLPVSYEDAHAFTWQEAMQRSENDSQGEMIDTIIRKYKQLEDKYDFTVIEGSDYQGEGTAFEFEVNASIAKNLGAPVIVTLSGENKTTAQVANSAITVVRNFESRELQILAVIVNKIAHEQVADVQELLTAQLPQGVIVTVIPTTRGLQAPTMKEICESLNAKLLFGAERLSNQVDNFVTGAMQVPNFLRFIKDNLLIITPGDRGDIIIAALQANLSTSYPQIAGIVLTADTVPEEPIIRLIEGLQTVVPIIAVKSGTFQTTTEIGNIRSKITPDNTKKIQLAIDVFNKHVDVAKLDQQIVTFKHSGGITPRMFQYQLTNWAKGQKKHIVLPEGNDERILRAAARLVSQDIVTLTLLGNPDDIWANIKRIGLNLDPTKINIVNPAASEFYEDYVNTLYELRKNKNVNMEMATDMMTDVSYFGTMMVYKGHADGMVSGAVHTTQHTIRPALQFVKTKPGISVVSSVFFMCLPDRVSVFGDCAVNPNPTAEQLAEIAISSAESSSRFGIEPRIAMLSYSSGTSGEGEDVEKVRRATEIVKTKRPDLKVEGPIQYDAAVDPIVGKSKLPGSEVAGQASVLIFPDLNTGNNTYKAVQRETGALAIGPMLQGLNKPVNDLSRGCTVDDIFNTVIITAIQAQEE, from the coding sequence ATCCGTACCGTGCTGCAATACTTCGATCTGCCTGTAAGCTATGAAGATGCCCATGCCTTTACCTGGCAAGAGGCCATGCAACGTTCGGAGAACGACAGCCAAGGCGAGATGATCGACACCATTATCCGAAAGTACAAGCAACTGGAGGACAAGTACGACTTTACGGTGATCGAGGGTAGCGACTATCAGGGCGAAGGCACGGCCTTTGAGTTTGAGGTTAACGCATCGATAGCCAAGAACCTGGGCGCGCCGGTGATTGTGACCTTATCGGGCGAGAACAAGACCACAGCTCAGGTAGCCAATTCGGCCATTACAGTGGTACGTAATTTTGAATCGCGCGAGTTACAGATATTGGCGGTTATCGTTAACAAAATAGCCCATGAGCAGGTGGCCGATGTGCAGGAACTCCTCACCGCCCAACTGCCGCAAGGCGTGATCGTGACGGTGATCCCCACCACACGCGGCCTGCAGGCACCTACCATGAAAGAGATATGCGAGAGCCTGAACGCCAAGCTACTTTTTGGTGCCGAACGCCTGAGCAACCAGGTGGACAACTTTGTGACCGGCGCCATGCAAGTACCTAATTTTTTACGGTTCATTAAAGACAACCTGCTCATCATCACCCCCGGCGACCGTGGCGACATCATTATTGCGGCGTTACAGGCCAACCTATCCACCAGCTATCCGCAGATCGCCGGTATAGTGCTTACGGCCGATACCGTACCCGAGGAGCCGATCATCAGGCTTATAGAAGGTCTGCAAACGGTGGTGCCGATCATAGCGGTCAAAAGTGGGACCTTTCAAACCACTACCGAGATAGGCAACATCCGCTCAAAGATCACGCCTGATAATACCAAGAAGATACAATTGGCCATTGACGTGTTCAATAAACACGTTGACGTAGCCAAGCTCGACCAGCAGATCGTCACCTTTAAACATAGCGGCGGCATCACTCCGCGCATGTTCCAGTACCAGCTTACCAACTGGGCCAAGGGTCAAAAGAAACACATCGTACTTCCTGAAGGTAACGACGAACGCATCCTGCGTGCAGCTGCGCGTTTGGTTAGCCAGGACATCGTGACCCTGACCTTGCTGGGCAACCCCGACGATATTTGGGCCAACATCAAACGCATCGGCCTCAACCTGGACCCTACCAAGATCAACATCGTGAACCCGGCCGCATCTGAGTTTTATGAAGATTACGTGAACACGCTCTACGAACTGCGTAAAAATAAAAATGTGAACATGGAAATGGCTACCGACATGATGACCGACGTATCCTACTTCGGCACTATGATGGTGTATAAAGGCCACGCCGATGGTATGGTTTCGGGCGCGGTACATACCACCCAGCATACCATTCGCCCGGCCTTACAATTTGTGAAGACGAAGCCGGGGATTTCAGTGGTATCTTCAGTATTCTTTATGTGTTTGCCCGACCGTGTATCGGTATTTGGCGATTGTGCCGTAAACCCCAACCCTACTGCCGAGCAACTGGCCGAGATCGCCATATCATCGGCCGAGAGCAGCAGTCGTTTCGGTATCGAGCCACGCATCGCCATGTTATCGTACTCATCGGGCACGTCGGGCGAGGGCGAGGATGTAGAAAAAGTACGCCGTGCCACCGAGATCGTAAAGACCAAACGCCCTGATCTAAAAGTGGAGGGCCCGATACAGTATGACGCTGCCGTGGACCCGATCGTGGGTAAAAGCAAGCTCCCGGGCTCAGAAGTAGCAGGGCAGGCCAGCGTGCTCATCTTCCCCGACCTGAACACCGGGAACAACACCTACAAGGCCGTACAACGCGAGACCGGCGCCCTGGCCATTGGCCCCATGCTGCAAGGCCTCAACAAACCCGTGAACGACCTCAGTCGCGGCTGTACCGTAGATGATATATTTAACACGGTGATCATTACAGCTATTCAGGCGCAGGAGGAGTAG
- a CDS encoding four helix bundle protein translates to MAFRFENLQVWQRAMDLDDQINLLTKNFPKDELYLLTSQIKRAADSVVLNIAEGSTGQTKAIFKLFLSYSMRSAIEVVSCLFIAKRRNYISDEHFKALYADYESLVKMLTSLKNSI, encoded by the coding sequence ATGGCATTTAGATTTGAGAATTTGCAGGTTTGGCAAAGGGCTATGGACTTAGATGATCAGATCAACTTACTGACTAAAAACTTTCCGAAAGACGAACTTTATTTACTTACCTCTCAGATAAAACGGGCTGCCGATTCGGTCGTACTAAATATTGCCGAAGGTTCTACGGGTCAAACAAAAGCTATATTTAAGTTATTCCTGAGCTATTCGATGCGGTCAGCCATTGAGGTCGTCAGCTGCCTATTTATCGCAAAACGCAGAAATTATATTTCAGATGAACATTTCAAAGCCTTGTACGCTGATTACGAGTCGTTGGTGAAGATGCTAACATCACTTAAAAACTCGATATAG
- a CDS encoding acetate/propionate family kinase → MNSKNIFVVNSGSSSIKYQLFKMPAHEPVCSGLVERIGLSGPTITHKVYLNGEEQVIKLTPEELPDHEAGLKQVNRLLTEGDLAVIQDPADIQVVGHRIVHGGERFTTTTVIDAKVKEELKTTFQLAPLHNPPSYLGIEVAEKIFTNATQIGVFDTAFHQTLPPKAYRFAIPNSYYSDMNIRVYGFHGTSHKYVTEQAAAYLDKADSKLISIHLGNGCSMAAVSNGASVDTTMGFGPLSGLIMGTRSGDIDPTVIFYLVNQLGYDIEQVSNLLNKRSGMLGLTGYSDMRDITAAIEAGDENARLAYDLYAYRIKKYIGAYAAVLNGLDAIIFTAGVGENDALIRQMICTDMEYLGIQLNAEANRTRAKGIREISIDGSKVKVLIVPTNEELEIAQQCYGMME, encoded by the coding sequence ATGAACTCTAAAAACATCTTCGTTGTCAACTCGGGCAGTAGCTCTATTAAATATCAATTATTCAAAATGCCGGCCCATGAACCGGTGTGCAGCGGACTGGTAGAGCGCATTGGCTTGAGTGGCCCTACCATCACACATAAGGTTTACCTCAACGGTGAAGAACAGGTGATCAAACTAACGCCTGAAGAATTGCCCGACCATGAGGCCGGGTTAAAGCAAGTCAACAGGTTACTGACCGAGGGCGATCTTGCGGTGATCCAGGACCCGGCGGATATACAGGTGGTGGGTCACCGCATCGTACATGGTGGCGAGCGTTTCACCACCACCACAGTGATCGATGCCAAGGTAAAAGAGGAATTGAAAACCACTTTTCAACTCGCACCATTGCACAATCCGCCGAGCTATTTAGGCATCGAAGTGGCCGAAAAGATATTTACCAATGCTACGCAGATCGGCGTATTTGATACTGCTTTTCACCAAACCCTGCCACCTAAAGCTTATAGGTTCGCCATCCCTAATTCGTATTATTCGGATATGAACATCAGGGTGTATGGCTTTCATGGTACCAGCCACAAATATGTGACCGAGCAGGCTGCAGCGTATTTAGACAAGGCCGACAGCAAACTCATCAGCATTCACCTGGGTAATGGCTGCAGTATGGCTGCAGTTAGCAACGGCGCATCAGTGGATACCACCATGGGATTTGGTCCGCTGAGTGGACTGATCATGGGTACACGTTCAGGTGATATAGACCCGACCGTGATCTTTTACCTGGTGAATCAACTGGGCTACGACATAGAACAGGTAAGCAACCTGCTTAACAAACGCAGCGGAATGTTAGGGCTTACCGGGTACAGCGATATGCGTGACATCACGGCCGCCATCGAGGCCGGCGATGAGAACGCCCGCCTGGCCTACGACCTGTACGCTTACCGCATCAAAAAATATATCGGGGCTTACGCCGCCGTACTGAATGGCCTCGACGCGATCATCTTTACGGCAGGTGTAGGCGAGAACGATGCCCTGATCCGCCAAATGATCTGCACAGATATGGAATACCTTGGCATCCAACTGAACGCAGAAGCCAACCGTACTCGTGCCAAAGGCATTCGCGAGATCAGCATTGACGGTTCAAAGGTTAAGGTACTGATCGTGCCCACCAATGAGGAGTTGGAGATCGCGCAGCAGTGTTATGGAATGATGGAATAA
- a CDS encoding DUF1624 domain-containing protein: MPQAYPSSRVTSIDILRGLVMVIMALDHTRDFVHIDAMRQDPLDLQTTTGVLFFTRWITHFCAPIFLLLSGISAGISGQRHSLSEKSTMLIKRGLWLLLIEVVVMALGLSFDLSYGTIFFQVIWAIGGSMIFLGLILRLSTKLVLPMALILILGHDLLTYLPPIKDPLGNGIIQLLFLARFYIIPLAPGHVIAAFYPVLPWAGIMLLGYAISAWFRPEFDVAKRRSLLLRSGTVAIALFIILRLVNHYGDPRPWSVQDSPFKTFLSFINVSKYPPSLLYTCITVGTGLLFLAATEKVNNWWSRILTVYGKVPFFYYIPHFYLIHAVGVIIFFAQGYTLAQAADPNLPFMFRRVDMGLSLGYTYLIWIAVVAALYLPCKWYASYKQTHRDQWWTRYI, translated from the coding sequence ATGCCTCAAGCCTACCCATCTTCACGCGTTACTTCTATCGATATCCTTCGCGGTCTGGTCATGGTCATCATGGCACTGGATCACACACGCGATTTCGTCCACATAGATGCCATGCGTCAAGACCCGCTCGACCTGCAGACCACCACCGGCGTCCTATTCTTTACCCGGTGGATCACGCATTTTTGTGCACCGATATTTCTGCTGCTTTCAGGCATTTCGGCAGGCATCTCAGGGCAGCGGCATAGCCTGAGCGAAAAGTCGACGATGCTGATCAAGCGCGGACTATGGCTTTTACTGATCGAGGTGGTGGTCATGGCGCTTGGTTTGAGCTTTGACCTGAGTTACGGCACTATCTTTTTTCAGGTGATCTGGGCTATTGGCGGCAGCATGATCTTCTTGGGGTTGATATTAAGGCTAAGTACAAAGCTGGTATTGCCTATGGCCTTGATATTGATACTGGGCCATGACCTGCTGACTTACCTGCCGCCGATCAAAGATCCACTTGGGAATGGCATTATACAGTTGTTGTTCCTGGCGCGCTTTTACATTATACCGTTGGCTCCTGGTCACGTGATCGCTGCCTTTTATCCGGTGCTTCCCTGGGCGGGTATCATGTTGTTGGGTTATGCTATCTCAGCCTGGTTCAGGCCGGAGTTCGATGTGGCTAAAAGAAGATCACTTTTATTAAGGAGCGGAACTGTTGCGATAGCCTTGTTCATCATCTTGAGACTGGTCAACCACTATGGTGACCCTCGCCCCTGGTCGGTGCAGGATAGTCCGTTCAAAACGTTCCTGTCGTTCATCAACGTGAGCAAGTACCCCCCATCATTGCTTTACACTTGTATCACCGTAGGCACCGGACTTTTATTTTTAGCCGCAACAGAAAAAGTTAATAACTGGTGGTCACGCATCCTGACCGTTTATGGCAAGGTGCCATTCTTTTACTATATCCCTCATTTCTACCTGATCCATGCGGTGGGGGTCATCATTTTCTTTGCACAGGGCTATACGTTAGCACAAGCCGCCGACCCAAACTTACCGTTCATGTTCCGTAGGGTTGATATGGGTCTATCATTAGGCTATACATACCTGATCTGGATAGCCGTAGTAGCCGCCTTGTATCTGCCGTGTAAATGGTACGCCAGCTACAAACAAACGCACCGTGACCAATGGTGGACGAGGTATATCTAG
- a CDS encoding asparaginase, which translates to MCQILIIYTGGTIGMMSDPRTKALVPINFEQIMENVPELERLNCRIMVHSFEDIIDSSNMSPAVWSHLASLIQQHYDEVDGFVVLHGSDTMAYSASALSFMLENLAKPVIFTGSQLPISAIRTDAKENLMTAIELAKAKKNDKVRVPEVCIYFDYKLFRGNRAFKYNSSKFEAFRSPNYPVLAESGVHLRFSINDIRQPGQEPLIVHKELMSDVAVLKLYPGISPKVVENIVNSDVRGIVMETFGAGNTTTDQWFTDLLKGAIDSGKVIVDISQCKVGTVELGRYETSKQLKDIGVANGYDMTFEAAVTKTMYLLSQYEDPAEVKKWMETDMRGELTVS; encoded by the coding sequence ATGTGCCAAATACTGATCATCTATACCGGTGGGACAATAGGTATGATGAGCGACCCGCGAACCAAAGCGCTTGTACCCATAAATTTTGAACAGATCATGGAGAACGTTCCTGAACTGGAACGTTTGAATTGCCGTATCATGGTGCACTCCTTCGAGGACATCATCGATTCATCGAACATGAGCCCTGCCGTTTGGAGCCATCTGGCCAGCCTGATCCAACAACATTACGACGAGGTGGACGGCTTTGTGGTACTCCATGGATCTGACACCATGGCCTACTCAGCATCGGCCTTGAGTTTTATGCTCGAGAACCTGGCCAAACCGGTGATCTTTACGGGATCGCAGCTGCCGATCAGCGCCATCCGTACCGATGCCAAGGAGAACCTGATGACCGCCATTGAGCTGGCCAAAGCCAAAAAGAACGACAAGGTACGCGTACCTGAGGTTTGTATTTACTTTGACTACAAACTTTTCCGCGGTAATCGTGCTTTTAAATACAATTCATCTAAGTTCGAAGCCTTCCGTTCGCCTAACTACCCGGTACTGGCCGAGTCGGGCGTGCACCTGCGCTTCAGCATCAATGATATCCGCCAGCCCGGCCAGGAGCCTCTTATCGTTCATAAAGAATTGATGAGCGATGTGGCCGTACTGAAACTTTACCCAGGCATTAGCCCTAAAGTGGTAGAGAACATTGTGAACTCTGACGTTCGCGGTATCGTGATGGAGACCTTTGGTGCCGGTAATACCACTACCGATCAGTGGTTCACTGATCTGCTTAAAGGCGCTATCGATAGCGGCAAAGTGATCGTCGACATCTCTCAATGTAAAGTGGGCACCGTAGAACTGGGCCGTTATGAGACCAGTAAGCAGCTCAAGGATATCGGCGTAGCCAACGGTTACGACATGACCTTTGAAGCCGCCGTGACCAAGACCATGTACCTCCTGAGCCAATACGAAGACCCGGCCGAGGTGAAAAAATGGATGGAGACCGACATGCGCGGTGAGTTAACGGTGTCGTAA
- a CDS encoding TatD family hydrolase: MVLTDTHTHQYYETDPEKKAALMQRCLDNGISRLFLPNVDASSIAQVMDMVNTYPEHCFPMLGLHPCDVKANYEEELDAIHHALEDTKVYAIGEIGIDLYWDKTFIEQQRDAFTRQIGWAKERDLPINIHCRNAFDEVYAILQQQHDDKLKGIFHCFSGTVEQARQIIDLGLSLGIGGVVTYKNGGLDKVVEQIALQHIVLETDSPYLTPVPYRGKPNESSYLIYVAQKVADLHQTSVEEVARITTENSKIIFGV; the protein is encoded by the coding sequence ATGGTACTTACCGATACCCATACCCACCAATACTACGAAACAGATCCTGAAAAAAAGGCGGCCCTGATGCAGCGTTGCTTAGACAATGGTATCAGCAGGCTGTTCCTGCCCAATGTGGATGCCTCGAGCATTGCCCAGGTGATGGATATGGTGAACACTTACCCTGAGCACTGCTTCCCGATGCTGGGCCTGCACCCGTGTGATGTAAAAGCTAACTATGAGGAGGAGCTGGACGCCATACACCATGCACTGGAAGATACTAAGGTATACGCCATAGGCGAGATCGGCATCGACCTGTATTGGGACAAGACCTTCATTGAGCAACAGCGCGACGCCTTTACCCGCCAGATCGGCTGGGCCAAAGAGCGTGACCTGCCGATCAACATTCATTGCCGTAACGCTTTTGATGAGGTATATGCCATATTACAGCAACAGCACGACGATAAGCTGAAAGGCATATTCCATTGCTTTTCGGGCACGGTTGAGCAAGCCCGACAGATCATTGACCTTGGGTTAAGTTTGGGCATTGGCGGTGTGGTGACCTACAAGAACGGTGGCCTGGATAAGGTGGTTGAGCAGATAGCCCTTCAACACATCGTTTTGGAAACAGATTCTCCGTATCTTACTCCCGTACCGTACAGGGGAAAGCCTAACGAAAGCTCATACCTGATATACGTAGCACAAAAAGTGGCCGACCTACACCAAACAAGTGTAGAGGAGGTGGCCCGCATCACGACCGAAAATTCGAAGATCATTTTCGGGGTGTGA
- a CDS encoding FKBP-type peptidyl-prolyl cis-trans isomerase, with protein sequence MKKIFFCLIFPLAIVAQAVAQPAMTKTARGAQYAILKPGNGEKIKIGDVITFQMTQKTDKDSVLGSTYQMGQPAMAQVQPSKNVGDLMDVFSILSVNDSVLIKVPTDSIFAGHDDRRPPFFPKGSFINFLVKIQKTQSLESAMAERNAKMEKERAEKAAMATQLKAAEAATMAKYIADKKLNPQTTPSGLKYVITQASAGKKPKAGDTLLVNYAGRTPDGKLFDSSIAEVAQAAGLQQPGRNYEPFKFVVGNGEVIPGWDEGFLLLNEGSKATLIIPSALGYGERGAGEDIKPYSPLLFDVELIKVIPGKPKPVVKAAPKGKRPVAKKAAAKRTAAKKKVTKQ encoded by the coding sequence ATGAAAAAAATATTCTTCTGCCTAATTTTCCCATTAGCGATCGTGGCGCAGGCCGTGGCTCAACCCGCCATGACCAAAACTGCCAGGGGCGCACAATACGCGATCTTGAAACCCGGTAACGGCGAAAAGATCAAGATCGGTGATGTGATCACCTTCCAAATGACCCAAAAGACCGATAAAGATTCGGTACTGGGCAGCACTTACCAAATGGGCCAGCCAGCTATGGCGCAAGTACAGCCATCCAAGAACGTGGGCGACCTGATGGACGTGTTCTCGATATTGAGCGTTAACGATAGCGTACTGATCAAAGTACCTACCGACAGCATATTTGCCGGTCATGACGACAGGAGGCCGCCTTTCTTCCCTAAAGGAAGTTTTATCAACTTTTTGGTCAAGATCCAAAAGACCCAGTCGTTAGAGTCGGCCATGGCTGAGCGTAATGCCAAGATGGAAAAGGAACGTGCCGAGAAAGCAGCGATGGCCACCCAATTGAAAGCTGCAGAAGCAGCAACGATGGCTAAGTACATTGCCGATAAAAAGCTTAACCCACAAACGACTCCTTCGGGCCTTAAGTATGTGATCACACAGGCATCGGCCGGTAAAAAACCTAAAGCAGGCGATACCTTGCTGGTGAACTATGCGGGCCGCACGCCTGATGGCAAATTGTTCGACTCGAGCATTGCCGAGGTGGCACAAGCCGCTGGTTTACAACAGCCGGGCCGTAATTATGAGCCCTTCAAATTTGTGGTGGGTAATGGTGAAGTGATACCGGGTTGGGACGAAGGCTTTTTGTTGTTGAACGAAGGTTCAAAGGCTACGCTGATCATCCCTTCGGCATTGGGTTATGGTGAGCGTGGTGCTGGCGAAGATATCAAGCCTTACAGCCCGCTGTTGTTCGATGTAGAGCTGATCAAGGTGATACCTGGCAAGCCAAAACCAGTGGTTAAAGCTGCGCCGAAAGGTAAACGACCGGTGGCCAAAAAGGCCGCCGCGAAGAGAACTGCAGCTAAGAAAAAAGTCACCAAACAATAA
- a CDS encoding FKBP-type peptidyl-prolyl cis-trans isomerase, translated as MKKNFMLLAVAAIGLASCDSGLKKGDGGLLYSIHEDKDGAPVKEGDFISVNIIAKNDADSVLLNSYDQGKPMPTLMPKSQFKGDIYSGIGMLSEGDSATFKVNADSAFKHGPKPPGFKGKYITYQVKVVKIIPKGKLTDAVFQGRVSDYFKAEGEKMKAQEPGKISKYIADNNIKASKTATGLQYQITKPGSGPVISKGDTAVVSYTGRLTSGKVFDTSVKEVAQKEKIFDAMRPYQPIRIAVGAGAVIPGWDEGLQLLNKGAKATLIIPSSLAYGQQGVGPVPPYSPIVFDVELIDIVHPNPNAPKPATPQMPGQAPAAQ; from the coding sequence ATGAAGAAGAATTTCATGCTTTTAGCGGTTGCTGCGATCGGCTTGGCCAGTTGCGACAGCGGCTTGAAAAAAGGCGACGGTGGTTTGCTTTACAGCATCCACGAGGATAAAGATGGCGCACCGGTAAAAGAGGGCGACTTTATTAGTGTGAACATCATTGCTAAGAACGATGCTGACTCGGTGTTGCTAAACTCTTACGATCAAGGCAAGCCAATGCCTACGCTGATGCCCAAATCGCAATTCAAAGGCGATATCTATTCAGGTATCGGTATGTTGAGCGAAGGTGATAGTGCTACCTTTAAAGTGAACGCTGATTCGGCCTTTAAACATGGTCCAAAACCTCCGGGCTTTAAAGGTAAATACATCACATACCAGGTAAAAGTGGTTAAGATCATCCCTAAAGGCAAACTGACCGACGCAGTGTTCCAAGGCCGTGTGAGCGATTATTTTAAAGCCGAAGGCGAAAAAATGAAAGCCCAGGAGCCAGGCAAGATCAGCAAGTACATTGCCGATAACAACATCAAAGCTAGCAAGACAGCTACCGGCCTGCAGTACCAGATCACTAAACCAGGTTCAGGTCCGGTGATCAGCAAAGGTGATACCGCTGTGGTATCATACACCGGCCGTTTGACCAGTGGTAAAGTATTTGATACCAGCGTTAAAGAAGTAGCTCAAAAAGAGAAGATATTTGACGCCATGCGTCCTTATCAGCCTATCCGCATCGCGGTGGGTGCAGGTGCCGTTATCCCGGGTTGGGACGAAGGTCTGCAATTGCTGAACAAAGGTGCTAAAGCTACGCTGATCATCCCATCAAGCCTGGCTTACGGCCAGCAAGGTGTTGGTCCGGTTCCACCGTACTCGCCGATCGTGTTCGATGTTGAGCTGATCGATATCGTTCATCCAAACCCTAACGCTCCAAAGCCAGCCACCCCGCAAATGCCGGGTCAGGCACCGGCCGCCCAATAA
- a CDS encoding DHH family phosphoesterase, producing the protein MLDIASLRDILNQPQKIIITTHHKPDGDAMGSSLGLYNYLIQQGHHARVIAPTDYPEFLWWLPGNEEVTIYTENTELSAQLIADADIIFCLDFNNLSRINDMGELVRQSSAKKVMIDHHLEPEDFDDYRHWNINACATAQLVYTFITEQLQRPDLVDADVATCLYTGIMTDSASFRLPNTTSAVHRIVADLIDAGAVNYRIHELVYGNQSENRLRFLGFCLSNKLEILREYNTALISVTKEELKRFESNTGDTEGIVNYALSITGIRLAAFIVERTDLVKLSLRSTGEFPANEICKKYFKGGGHRNAAGGQSVDSLEMTIQRFKQILPEYKTLLIQ; encoded by the coding sequence ATGTTAGACATAGCCTCGCTCCGCGACATTTTAAACCAGCCCCAAAAGATCATTATCACCACGCATCATAAGCCCGACGGCGATGCCATGGGTTCATCATTGGGGTTGTATAATTATCTGATCCAGCAGGGGCATCATGCAAGGGTGATCGCACCTACCGATTATCCTGAGTTTTTATGGTGGCTGCCCGGCAACGAGGAAGTGACCATCTATACCGAGAACACTGAACTATCGGCTCAGCTTATCGCCGATGCCGACATCATCTTCTGCCTTGATTTTAATAACCTGAGCCGTATCAATGATATGGGCGAGTTGGTGCGCCAAAGCAGCGCTAAAAAAGTGATGATCGATCATCACCTCGAACCCGAGGATTTTGACGACTACCGCCACTGGAACATCAACGCGTGTGCTACTGCTCAGTTGGTATATACCTTTATTACCGAGCAACTCCAAAGGCCCGACCTGGTAGACGCCGATGTGGCCACCTGCCTGTATACCGGTATCATGACCGATTCGGCGTCGTTCCGTTTACCTAATACTACATCGGCCGTTCACCGTATAGTGGCCGACCTGATCGATGCAGGTGCCGTTAACTACCGCATACATGAACTGGTGTACGGTAACCAAAGCGAGAATCGCTTGCGCTTTTTAGGCTTTTGCCTGAGCAATAAACTCGAGATACTGCGCGAATACAATACCGCACTCATCAGCGTTACTAAAGAGGAACTTAAACGTTTCGAAAGCAATACCGGCGATACCGAAGGCATCGTGAACTACGCGTTATCGATCACCGGCATACGTCTGGCTGCATTTATCGTGGAGCGTACCGATCTGGTCAAGCTTTCGCTGCGATCAACCGGCGAGTTCCCGGCCAATGAGATATGTAAAAAGTATTTCAAAGGCGGCGGTCACCGTAATGCTGCCGGAGGCCAATCGGTTGATAGCCTGGAGATGACCATCCAAAGATTCAAACAAATATTACCCGAATACAAAACTCTATTAATTCAATAA
- a CDS encoding nucleoside-diphosphate kinase, whose translation MENNKTFTMIKPDAVKNGHIGGILDQIIKGGFKITAMKYTNLTAEKAGEFYAVHKERPFYKDLVGFMSSGPIVAAILEKDNAVEDFRKLIGATDPKKAEQGTIRQLFAESIEANAVHGSDSDENAAIEGSFFFSAFERF comes from the coding sequence ATGGAAAACAACAAAACTTTTACCATGATCAAACCCGATGCCGTAAAGAACGGTCACATCGGTGGTATCCTGGATCAGATCATCAAAGGTGGTTTTAAGATCACAGCTATGAAATACACCAACCTTACTGCCGAAAAAGCAGGTGAATTTTATGCTGTACACAAAGAGCGTCCTTTTTATAAAGACCTGGTAGGCTTTATGTCATCAGGCCCGATCGTTGCTGCTATTTTAGAGAAAGACAATGCAGTAGAAGACTTTCGTAAATTGATCGGTGCTACCGATCCTAAAAAAGCCGAGCAAGGCACTATCCGTCAACTGTTCGCCGAGTCTATCGAAGCTAACGCCGTTCACGGTTCTGATTCTGATGAGAACGCCGCTATCGAAGGCAGTTTCTTCTTCTCAGCTTTCGAAAGATTCTAA
- a CDS encoding DUF721 domain-containing protein encodes MRKPNDKTMKEAIAQMLNVYKIKRRFDETAIITAWPGIVGKPVANRTSEIFVNNKRLFLRIESSVVKNELLMMRSQIIEKINTQAGDVLVEEIIFL; translated from the coding sequence ATGCGTAAGCCTAACGATAAAACGATGAAAGAAGCCATTGCGCAAATGCTCAATGTGTATAAAATAAAACGCCGCTTCGATGAAACGGCGATCATAACGGCCTGGCCCGGGATCGTTGGTAAACCGGTGGCTAACCGTACCAGCGAGATATTTGTGAACAACAAACGCTTGTTCCTGCGTATCGAATCATCGGTGGTCAAAAATGAACTCTTGATGATGCGCTCGCAGATCATCGAAAAGATCAATACCCAGGCAGGCGATGTGCTGGTAGAGGAAATTATTTTCCTTTAA